The Pirellulimonas nuda genome includes a region encoding these proteins:
- a CDS encoding lysophospholipid acyltransferase family protein: protein MNPQAPQSSAQLVGWFRWYVRRFARKHLHSVCLASDGIPSDPAGPLIVYGNHAGWWDPLVALLIAHRVFPNRAIYAPFDAEALRRYPFFERLGFFGVEQDSPRGAAAFLKTSQGVLARPGASLWITPEGRFTDPRDHDAPLRPGLAHLAASLPNATLLPLATEYPFWEEKLPEALSRFGTPLLAAEYAGLSKEAWSGLLHGRLRETQRLLAEQSLARDGAAFEVLVGGSAGVGGVYEWVRRTAAAASGRSYRASHGAKLSR from the coding sequence ATGAATCCACAAGCGCCCCAGAGCTCGGCCCAGCTGGTTGGTTGGTTCCGGTGGTACGTACGCCGGTTCGCCCGCAAGCACCTGCACTCGGTCTGTCTGGCCAGCGACGGCATCCCCAGCGACCCCGCCGGTCCGCTGATCGTGTACGGCAACCACGCCGGCTGGTGGGACCCGCTGGTGGCGCTGTTGATCGCGCACCGTGTGTTTCCGAACCGAGCGATCTACGCCCCGTTCGACGCCGAAGCGCTGCGTCGCTACCCGTTCTTTGAGCGGCTGGGGTTTTTTGGGGTCGAACAAGACTCGCCGCGCGGCGCCGCGGCTTTCCTGAAGACATCGCAGGGGGTGCTGGCCCGCCCGGGGGCGAGCCTCTGGATCACCCCCGAGGGCCGGTTCACCGACCCGCGCGACCACGACGCCCCGTTGCGGCCCGGGCTGGCGCACCTGGCGGCAAGCCTGCCCAACGCGACGCTGCTCCCGCTGGCGACCGAGTACCCGTTCTGGGAAGAGAAGCTGCCCGAGGCGCTCAGCCGGTTCGGCACGCCCCTGCTCGCCGCGGAGTACGCCGGCCTGAGCAAGGAGGCGTGGTCGGGGCTGCTCCACGGCCGGCTGCGTGAAACCCAGCGGCTGCTGGCCGAGCAGTCGCTGGCGCGAGACGGCGCCGCGTTCGAGGTGCTGGTCGGCGGCAGCGCAGGGGTCGGCGGCGTCTACGAGTGGGTCCGCCGGACCGCCGCGGCGGCTTCGGGCCGATCGTACCGCGCCAGCCACGGAGCCAAGCTCTCCCGATGA